In Dehalococcoidia bacterium, the genomic stretch GTCTTGCCCAACTCAGTTGTGTCACATCGAAAGCAGTACCTGATCGATAAACTTGAGGCAGATACCATCGGGTATCTTGAAGCGAGAGAACTGATCAAGGTTCTCAAAATGGAAGAAGCGGAAGCGCGCAGGACGGCAAACGAGGATGCCCTGGTGGCTATCCTTGGCTTGGCGGCCTTACTTGCCATGGTGGCGGGACTTTCAACCAGGTGACCAAAACATCCCCACCCGTTAATAGGGAAGAAAATCCGCCCCGATGATCTCGCGGGCGATGATGATCTTCATGATTTCAGCAGTGCCGTCCCCTGTCTCAAATCCTATGGCATCCCGCAGCCGACCCTCAAGAGGGTATTCCCGCGTATATCCCACATGGCCGTGAATCAGCATGGCATCGTGGATGGCTTCTACCGCAATTTTGGGGCACCACCATTTGCACATGGCCGATTCCTTGATGTGGTCCATTCCCTGGTCTTTGAGGCTGAAGGCGTGATAGCAAAGCAGGCGTGCCGCCTCCAGAATGGTGGCATGCTCGGCGATTTTGAAGGAAATCCCTTCGAACTTAGCCAGGGGTCTCCCAAAGGCCATACGCTGCCGGGCAAAATTAACGGCTTCCTCTATGGAGACCTGAGCCGATGAGATGCATCCCAATGACAGGCCGATGCGCATGAAGTCGAATTGTCCCATGGTGATGTAGAATCCCTGGCCTTCCTTTCCCAGGCGGAATTTTGCCGGAACCTCCACGTCATCGAAAAAGATGGAAGCGCGCCCTGCCCAGTGCCAGCCCAGGTCGTCAAAGGCCGATCTGGATATGCCGGGCAGTTCCAGAGGCACGATGAATGCCGTCACCCCGCGCACGCCGGCTTCGGCATCCGTCTTGGCAAAAACCAGAGCGATGTCCGATTGCATTCCCAGAGTGACCGAGGTTTTTTCGCCATTTAGGACATAAACGTCATCCCGCCTCTCGGCCT encodes the following:
- a CDS encoding acyl-CoA dehydrogenase family protein → MSFTFTEVQNTYRREVRRFVEKEMAPVATGLAKLNYLPIEVRRKIAEGGFYGINMPEKYGGQPADWVSMGIAVEEFSRLNIMLGPHLTHIIGTSLFLLSHGSEEIKETWLRGLISGKIMVCHALTEPGCGSDAAAIKIKAERRDDVYVLNGEKTSVTLGMQSDIALVFAKTDAEAGVRGVTAFIVPLELPGISRSAFDDLGWHWAGRASIFFDDVEVPAKFRLGKEGQGFYITMGQFDFMRIGLSLGCISSAQVSIEEAVNFARQRMAFGRPLAKFEGISFKIAEHATILEAARLLCYHAFSLKDQGMDHIKESAMCKWWCPKIAVEAIHDAMLIHGHVGYTREYPLEGRLRDAIGFETGDGTAEIMKIIIAREIIGADFLPY